The Deltaproteobacteria bacterium genomic sequence AGCTTATGATCTCTACCAGAAAGTAAGTAAAGAGGGTTAAAGGGAAATTAGTTGTGAAAACAGGAATGTATTACAGCAACAGCGATGTACGGATTGAAGAAATACCTCTCCCGCAAGTGGGAGATGGGGATGTGCTCGTCAAGGTAAGGGCCAGTGGTATTTGCGGCAGTGACCTCATGGAGTGGTATCGTATCAAGCGTGCGCCGCTGGTCCTTGGGCATGAAGTGACAGGTGATATTGTCCGGATCGGCAAAGATGTTAAAAACTGTAAGCCCGGAGACAGGGTTTTCGCCATTCATCATGTCCCCTGTGATGAATGTCCCGAATGCCTGAAAGATCACCATACGGCCTGTGAAGTTTTGCAGAAAGTGAATAATTTTAATCCCGGCGGTTTTTCAGAATATCTCCTGGTAAGCGGCAGGAGTGTTCAAACAGGATTGATGGTTTTGCCCGAAGAGATGAGTTATGAAGAGGGGACATTTATTGAGCCCCTTGGCACGATCTTGCGTGGGCAAAGGATGGCTGGCACATTACCGGGTGATACGGTAGTTATTGTTGGAAGCGGCCTGTCAGGACTTCTTCATATCAAAGCGGCAAAGGCAATGGGGGCAGGGAATATTATTGCCGTCGATATTGAGGAGAACAGGCTTGCCGCTGCCCGTAA encodes the following:
- a CDS encoding alcohol dehydrogenase catalytic domain-containing protein — protein: MKTGMYYSNSDVRIEEIPLPQVGDGDVLVKVRASGICGSDLMEWYRIKRAPLVLGHEVTGDIVRIGKDVKNCKPGDRVFAIHHVPCDECPECLKDHHTACEVLQKVNNFNPGGFSEYLLVSGRSVQTGLMVLPEEMSYEEGTFIEPLGTILRGQRMAGTLPGDTVVIVGSGLSGLLHIKAAKAMGAGNIIAVDIEENRLAAARNFGADHTVNAKADVKQFVKDNNGGRLADRVIICAGALDAAIQALGLIGKGGTLLFFAVPKPGEEISIDFNPFWRDDISIKTSYGSSPFDHTQAMEFIRNGSIIVSDMVSHRFPLDEIQDAFNMAADGKECLKVIISLP